Proteins co-encoded in one Malus sylvestris chromosome 7, drMalSylv7.2, whole genome shotgun sequence genomic window:
- the LOC126629138 gene encoding zinc finger protein ZAT5-like yields the protein MEAAGGDHHHQEDVMILGCKEQHSNNINIMKGKRTKRLRPQSPIPFAIPTNSSSPEGGTSRGGDDGGENNNDCINSTNLSPTTSAELFQDSTSEEEDMANCLILLAQGQSRAASSSPNHHHQPPNDHITTTSRKFLEATTVTAGKAAGAAGYYVYECKTCNRTFPSFQALGGHRASHKKLKANIGDDHKNKHLGIGLLPPSDEDQDTQSLKDNIFHRNNINTSSSPLSLHLSNRGLVLSSNKSSPKIHECSICGAEFTSGQALGGHMRRHRAPIGATNTTLSLTPPPVSAAFESHQQQHKHQQQQPQLPMKKQKSMLNLDLDLNLPAPSEDDHHKETKFVFASNQQQQQQQQEQQQQERLRTQILVDCHY from the coding sequence ATGGAAGCAGCAGGTggtgatcatcatcatcaagagGATGTCATGATCTTGGGGTGCAAGGAACAACACAGCAACAACATTAATATTATGAAGGGTAAGCGCACAAAACGCTTGAGGCCCCAATCCCCAATCCCCTTTGCCATCCCAACAAACTCATCGTCCCCTGAGGGTGGCACCAGCCGTGGAGGGGATGATGGCGGCGAAAACAACAACGATTGCATCAATAGTACCAACTTGTCCCCCACCACATCAGCTGAATTATTCCAAGACAGCACATCAGAAGAGGAGGACATGGCAAACTGCCTAATTCTTTTGGCGCAAGGCCAATCCCGGGCGGCTTCTTCCTCCCCcaatcaccaccaccaaccCCCCAACGATCATATTACTACAACTAGTCGAAAATTCTTGGAAGCAACAACTGTCACCGCAGGCAAGGCGGCAGGGGCGGCAGGGTATTACGTGTATGAATGCAAGACTTGTAACAGAACGTTCCCTTCTTTCCAAGCATTAGGGGGTCACAGGGCGAGTCACAAGAAGCTGAAGGCAAATATCGGAGACGATCACAAAAACAAACATCTTGGAATTGGGCTGTTGCCCCCGTCGGATGAAGATCAAGACACGCAATCGTTAAAGGACAACATTTTCCACAGAAACAACATCAACACATCTTCATCTCCACTTTCTCTCCATTTGAGCAataggggtttggttttgagcTCCAACAAGTCCTCTCCTAAAATCCACGAGTGCTCGATTTGCGGAGCGGAATTCACGTCCGGGCAGGCCTTGGGAGGCCACATGAGGCGCCACAGGGCGCCGATTGGAGCCACCAACACAACCTTGTCGTTGACGCCTCCGCCAGTCTCAGCCGCCTTTGAATCCCATCAGCAACAACATAAACATCAACAGCAGCAGCCACAGCTGCCCATGAAGAAGCAGAAAAgcatgttgaatttggatttggatctcAACCTTCCAGCACCTTCAGAGGATGATCACCACAAAGAAACCAAGTTTGTGTTTGCATCAAaccagcagcagcaacaacaacaacaagaacaGCAGCAGCAAGAAAGGTTAAGAACACAAATTTTGGTGGATTGTCATTACtaa